One Streptomyces sp. NBC_00554 DNA segment encodes these proteins:
- a CDS encoding cytochrome P450 — translation MSTPQDPAAGLIDNPYAVYDRLRDTAPVHRIAGTDGNPAWLVTRYDDVREALANPLLSLDKRHALPGSYQGLALPPALDANLLNMDPPDHTRIRRMVVRAFTPRRIEQLRTPVRETADRLLDALGTHGGTDLVAAYAAPLPITVICDLLGIPDEHRRDFRVWTDVLVAPDPARPSAAKEAVVAMLGFFTQLLAAKRKEPADDLLSDLIAVRDEGDRLTEDELMSLVFLILFAGYENTVQLIGNAVLGLLTHPDQLAALRANPDRLPAAVEEFARHEGPGLLAIRRFPVEDVTIGGVTVAAGETVLLSLSAANRDPSRFPDPGRLDLGRDASGHLALGHGIHYCLGAPLARLETEIALSALLERLPDLALDADPAELRWRPSLRARGLLALPVTY, via the coding sequence ATGTCCACCCCACAGGACCCCGCAGCGGGCCTCATCGACAACCCGTACGCCGTCTACGACCGCCTCCGTGACACCGCGCCCGTGCACCGCATCGCCGGTACCGACGGCAACCCCGCCTGGCTCGTCACGCGGTACGACGACGTACGCGAGGCCCTCGCGAACCCGCTGCTCTCGCTGGACAAGCGGCATGCGCTGCCCGGGAGTTACCAGGGGCTGGCACTGCCGCCTGCCCTCGACGCCAACCTCCTGAACATGGACCCGCCCGATCACACCCGCATCCGGCGCATGGTCGTACGGGCCTTCACACCGCGCCGGATCGAGCAACTGCGCACGCCCGTCAGAGAAACCGCCGACAGGCTCCTCGACGCGCTCGGAACACACGGCGGGACGGACCTCGTCGCCGCGTACGCCGCGCCTCTTCCCATCACCGTCATCTGCGATCTGCTCGGGATCCCGGACGAGCACCGCCGGGACTTCCGGGTCTGGACGGACGTGCTCGTCGCACCCGACCCGGCTCGTCCGTCGGCGGCGAAGGAGGCGGTCGTGGCCATGCTCGGGTTCTTCACGCAACTCCTCGCGGCCAAGCGGAAAGAGCCCGCGGACGACCTGCTCTCGGATCTGATCGCGGTACGGGACGAGGGCGACCGGCTCACCGAGGACGAGCTGATGTCGCTAGTGTTCCTCATCCTGTTCGCCGGGTACGAGAACACGGTGCAGCTCATCGGCAACGCCGTCCTCGGGCTGCTCACCCACCCCGACCAGCTTGCCGCGCTGCGGGCGAACCCGGACCGACTCCCCGCCGCCGTCGAGGAGTTCGCCCGCCACGAAGGGCCCGGGCTGCTCGCCATCCGGCGCTTCCCCGTCGAGGACGTGACGATCGGGGGCGTCACCGTTGCCGCGGGCGAGACCGTCCTGCTGTCCCTGTCCGCCGCCAACCGGGACCCGAGCCGCTTTCCCGACCCCGGCCGGCTCGACCTCGGCCGCGACGCCTCCGGCCATCTCGCGCTCGGTCACGGCATCCACTACTGCCTGGGCGCGCCGCTGGCCCGCCTGGAGACGGAGATCGCCCTGTCCGCGCTCCTGGAACGCCTCCCGGATCTCGCGCTGGACGCCGACCCGGCCGAGCTGCGGTGGCGGCCCTCTCTGCGCGCCCGCGGCCTGCTCGCGCTTCCGGTGACGTACTGA
- a CDS encoding DUF899 domain-containing protein, translating to MTLPQIVSRDEWRAAREELLAKEKAATRARDALNAERRGLPMVEVDKEYVFEGGDGKATLLDLFDGRHQLVVYHFMFAPEWAAGCRSCSAFLDQIGHLAHLRARGTEFAAVSRAPHTKILPFKARMGWTVPWYSSYDNEFNYDYQASFGGEEPYERPGMSCFLRERDRVFHTYSTYERGLDGLGSTTSLLDLTALGRQEEWEEPRGRSSALGAPAGSERIRYHDEYAD from the coding sequence ATGACGCTTCCGCAGATCGTTTCGCGCGACGAGTGGCGCGCCGCGCGCGAAGAACTGCTGGCCAAGGAGAAGGCCGCCACGCGTGCACGGGACGCGCTCAACGCGGAGCGGCGCGGGCTGCCGATGGTCGAGGTCGACAAGGAGTACGTGTTCGAGGGCGGCGACGGGAAGGCGACACTGCTCGACCTCTTCGACGGACGGCACCAACTCGTCGTCTACCACTTCATGTTCGCGCCGGAGTGGGCCGCCGGCTGCCGCAGCTGCTCGGCGTTCCTCGACCAGATCGGGCACCTCGCGCATCTGCGGGCCAGGGGTACGGAATTCGCCGCCGTCTCCCGTGCACCGCACACGAAAATCCTGCCCTTCAAGGCGCGCATGGGCTGGACGGTGCCGTGGTACTCGTCGTACGACAACGAGTTCAACTACGACTACCAGGCATCCTTCGGCGGTGAAGAGCCCTACGAGCGGCCGGGGATGAGCTGTTTCCTGCGGGAGCGTGACCGTGTTTTCCACACGTACTCGACGTACGAACGCGGACTCGACGGGCTCGGCTCCACGACCAGCCTGCTGGACCTCACCGCGCTGGGACGGCAGGAGGAGTGGGAGGAGCCCAGGGGGCGCTCATCGGCGCTGGGAGCACCCGCGGGCAGTGAACGGATCCGGTACCACGACGAGTACGCGGACTGA